From Chryseobacterium sp. H1D6B, a single genomic window includes:
- a CDS encoding T9SS type A sorting domain-containing protein gives MNKFLCFAILNLLFSLSLSKAQTVTLSNTGLGQSSVYTFNYTTTGAIGKGTDVPNVFYFTIPAGYQSISPVLAGGNTLQPYVTFKVNGTAYPCTMAFGGVGGSWASGVQLSVAGATTGVAIPAGAQIQVIISGLIKNPLNAGAYTVSWRTLKASGVTVENFSAPLNFSATLGTQEAIIKNTDLSVYPNPADSFIQVAGSVTNGKYTIYDVSGNQMSKGTVAANEKINVSNLASGVYVLKFENGKTAKFIKK, from the coding sequence ATGAACAAATTTTTATGCTTTGCCATTCTTAATCTGTTATTCAGCCTTAGCCTTTCCAAAGCACAGACCGTGACATTAAGCAATACTGGGCTGGGACAGTCTTCTGTGTATACATTTAATTACACAACAACAGGAGCTATTGGCAAGGGGACTGATGTGCCGAATGTTTTTTATTTCACAATACCTGCAGGATACCAGTCGATTTCTCCCGTGCTGGCGGGCGGGAATACCCTGCAGCCTTATGTTACTTTTAAAGTGAATGGGACCGCTTATCCTTGTACGATGGCATTTGGTGGAGTCGGAGGGAGCTGGGCCAGCGGTGTGCAATTATCGGTAGCAGGTGCTACGACAGGTGTGGCCATACCAGCGGGAGCTCAAATTCAGGTTATTATTTCCGGACTGATAAAAAATCCTTTAAATGCAGGAGCTTATACTGTAAGCTGGAGAACTTTAAAGGCAAGCGGCGTGACTGTGGAGAATTTTAGTGCCCCTCTTAATTTTTCAGCAACTCTTGGTACGCAGGAAGCAATAATAAAAAATACGGATTTATCTGTATATCCAAATCCAGCAGATAGTTTTATTCAAGTTGCGGGATCTGTTACCAATGGAAAATATACCATATATGACGTTTCAGGAAACCAGATGAGCAAAGGAACTGTTGCTGCTAATGAAAAAATTAATGTCAGCAATTTAGCTTCCGGGGTTTATGTTTTGAAATTTGAAAATGGTAAGACTGCTAAGTTTATTAAGAAATAA
- the rmuC gene encoding DNA recombination protein RmuC yields MTYLILGFIAGGLLGAVILYFVLKSSMVSRNSYDELNNLHIRSNSDLENSNLKIQELNQAIYTEKELYLQQSDLFNDLKNEFAKITAEYSSLYSQFQEQKQNIARQNLQTESLLEEKQNIFARNSELSVMNESLQKSLETQKGEITKIQEESKLQFENLANKILEEKSEKFTTLNQNNLKTILEPFQEKIADLKNRVNEAYEKENKERFSLAEKVKELAELNQQISEDAKKLTRALKGESKTQGNWGEMILESILEKSGLVKGREYFLEHELRDEDNKALFSEFSGKKMRPDAVIKYPDERNVIIDSKVSLTAFTDLVDETDQDIYAMRLHQHLSSIKNHILQLSQKAYDDYGKSLDFVMMFIPSEPAYIAAMQADQNLWNFAYERRILLLNPSNLITSLKLIADLWKREYQNKNSMEIADRGARLYDKFVGFIDNLEKVGKNLDLAKNVYNDAYKQLSTGNDNLVIQTQKLKALGIKNKKELPQSMIDSSQNILDTFEE; encoded by the coding sequence ATGACATATTTGATTTTAGGATTTATTGCCGGGGGATTACTCGGCGCAGTTATTTTATATTTTGTATTGAAATCATCAATGGTTTCGAGAAATTCTTATGATGAGCTTAATAATCTGCACATCAGAAGCAATTCAGATTTAGAAAATTCAAATCTTAAAATTCAGGAATTAAATCAAGCCATCTATACAGAAAAAGAGCTCTATCTTCAGCAGTCAGATTTATTTAATGATCTCAAAAATGAGTTTGCAAAAATAACTGCAGAATATTCTTCTTTATATTCTCAATTTCAAGAACAAAAACAAAACATCGCAAGACAGAATTTACAGACAGAAAGTCTTTTGGAAGAGAAACAAAACATTTTCGCCCGTAATTCTGAGCTTTCGGTGATGAATGAAAGCCTGCAGAAATCATTGGAAACACAGAAAGGAGAAATTACTAAAATACAGGAAGAATCAAAACTTCAGTTTGAAAATTTAGCTAATAAAATTTTAGAAGAAAAATCTGAAAAATTCACAACGCTTAATCAAAATAATCTTAAAACCATACTTGAACCATTTCAGGAAAAAATTGCAGATCTAAAAAACCGCGTTAATGAAGCGTATGAAAAAGAAAACAAAGAGCGCTTTTCTCTGGCTGAAAAGGTGAAGGAACTCGCTGAACTGAACCAGCAGATCTCGGAAGATGCAAAAAAACTGACAAGAGCATTAAAGGGAGAAAGCAAAACGCAGGGTAACTGGGGCGAGATGATTCTGGAGAGTATTCTTGAAAAATCAGGACTGGTAAAAGGCCGCGAGTATTTCCTTGAACATGAACTCCGTGATGAAGACAATAAAGCTTTATTTTCAGAATTTTCAGGAAAGAAAATGCGTCCAGATGCCGTTATTAAATACCCTGATGAAAGAAATGTAATTATTGATTCTAAAGTTTCTTTAACCGCTTTCACTGATCTTGTGGATGAAACCGATCAGGACATCTATGCGATGAGACTTCACCAGCATTTATCTTCAATTAAAAACCACATTCTCCAGCTGAGCCAGAAGGCATACGATGATTATGGAAAATCTTTAGACTTTGTCATGATGTTCATTCCTAGTGAGCCGGCTTATATTGCAGCAATGCAGGCTGACCAGAATCTTTGGAATTTTGCTTACGAAAGAAGAATTCTATTATTAAATCCAAGCAACTTAATCACTTCTCTAAAACTTATTGCAGATCTCTGGAAACGCGAATATCAAAATAAAAATTCTATGGAGATCGCAGACAGAGGAGCTAGGCTGTATGACAAATTCGTAGGATTTATAGATAATCTTGAAAAGGTCGGAAAGAATTTAGACCTTGCTAAAAATGTTTATAATGATGCTTACAAACAGCTTTCTACAGGAAATGACAATCTTGTCATACAGACTCAGAAACTGAAAGCTTTAGGAATTAAAAATAAAAAAGAACTTCCCCAAAGCATGATTGACAGCTCACAGAATATCTTAGATACTTTCGAGGAATAA
- a CDS encoding YciI family protein, whose translation MNLKIYLVLALFIMTSLYAQEKKTEKPRFNPELAASLGADEYGMKAYTIVMLKTGSTKIDDKEKLSQLMEGHLANIGKLSEEGKIILAGPFLEQNKQTFRGMFIFNTKSKEEAEKWVKTDPAVQAGVFGYEIFPWYGSAALPLYLKHHEEITKENP comes from the coding sequence ATGAATTTGAAAATTTATTTAGTACTTGCTCTTTTTATCATGACATCTTTGTATGCCCAGGAAAAGAAAACAGAAAAGCCAAGATTTAATCCGGAACTAGCCGCTTCATTAGGAGCTGACGAATACGGCATGAAAGCGTACACAATAGTAATGCTGAAAACCGGATCTACCAAAATTGATGACAAAGAAAAACTAAGCCAGCTGATGGAAGGACACCTGGCCAACATCGGGAAACTTTCTGAAGAAGGAAAAATTATTCTAGCAGGTCCTTTTTTAGAACAGAACAAGCAGACCTTCCGAGGTATGTTTATTTTTAATACAAAATCTAAGGAGGAAGCGGAAAAATGGGTAAAAACAGACCCAGCCGTGCAGGCCGGAGTTTTCGGTTATGAAATATTTCCTTGGTATGGTTCTGCAGCACTTCCTCTGTACTTAAAACATCATGAAGAAATAACAAAAGAAAATCCTTAA
- the pncB gene encoding nicotinate phosphoribosyltransferase, whose translation MYDVRLNSILDNDFYKITMQNAVVKLFPSSIVKYEFINRGKHQFPEGFDAALREAVTKMAELKLTKDEKKFLAKTCPYLDLPYLDFLEGYHYDPSEVKIVQTGSDLKVTVEGLWYRTILWEVPLLALISELHYEMNHMERDSNEVVMRKTLEKADSLNKLGVNFAEFGTRRRHSYKVQNLVMEALTQNKQSTFIGSSNVHFAMKYSVKPIGTHAHEWFMFHAAEYGFKMANELALEHWVDVYRGDLGVALSDTYTTDVFFQQFDKKFAKLFDGVRHDSGDALEFADKTIAHYQNNGINPLFKYIIFSDALNLEKVEEITNYCRGKIGVSFGIGTNLTNDVGLKPMNIVMKLIGVQAPNKEWIPTVKLSDEHGKYTGDPKMIELAKEFLRIKD comes from the coding sequence ATGTACGACGTCCGGCTGAACTCCATTCTAGATAATGATTTTTATAAAATTACCATGCAAAATGCGGTGGTAAAACTATTTCCAAGCTCTATTGTAAAATACGAATTTATAAATAGAGGAAAACATCAATTTCCTGAAGGTTTTGATGCTGCCCTACGAGAAGCTGTTACCAAAATGGCTGAGCTTAAGCTTACGAAAGATGAAAAAAAGTTTTTAGCGAAAACATGTCCTTACTTAGATCTTCCCTACTTAGATTTTCTTGAAGGCTACCATTATGATCCTTCTGAGGTCAAAATTGTTCAGACTGGAAGTGATTTGAAGGTTACAGTAGAAGGCCTTTGGTACAGAACAATTTTATGGGAAGTTCCTTTATTAGCATTAATCAGTGAGCTTCATTACGAAATGAATCATATGGAAAGGGATTCTAACGAAGTAGTTATGCGTAAAACTCTTGAAAAGGCTGATTCATTAAATAAATTAGGGGTGAACTTCGCAGAATTCGGCACAAGAAGAAGACATTCTTATAAGGTTCAGAATTTAGTAATGGAAGCTTTGACCCAGAATAAACAATCTACATTCATCGGAAGCTCCAACGTTCATTTTGCTATGAAATACAGCGTAAAACCAATTGGCACCCACGCCCACGAATGGTTTATGTTTCATGCTGCCGAATACGGATTCAAAATGGCTAACGAACTTGCTTTAGAACACTGGGTAGATGTCTATAGAGGTGATTTGGGAGTTGCTCTTTCCGATACTTACACGACAGATGTTTTCTTCCAGCAGTTTGATAAAAAGTTTGCAAAACTTTTCGACGGGGTACGTCATGACAGCGGAGATGCGCTTGAATTTGCAGATAAAACAATTGCCCACTATCAAAATAACGGCATCAATCCATTATTTAAATACATTATTTTCTCTGATGCTTTAAACCTTGAAAAAGTAGAAGAAATAACCAACTACTGCAGAGGCAAGATCGGTGTTTCTTTCGGAATTGGGACAAATCTTACGAATGATGTAGGCTTAAAACCAATGAATATTGTAATGAAACTTATTGGTGTTCAGGCACCAAACAAAGAATGGATCCCTACCGTAAAACTTTCTGATGAACATGGAAAATATACTGGAGATCCAAAAATGATTGAACTTGCAAAAGAATTTTTAAGAATAAAAGACTAA
- a CDS encoding Dps family protein, translated as MKNASIIGLKETDCKNISEKLNILLANYSVFYQNTRGSHWNIKGDQFFTLHPKFEELYNSLVLKIDEIAERILTLGGIPAHNYSDYLKVSSIKESKEVNDGTKSVENILNSFKIVLDLQRELLDITEKAGDEGTNSQMSDYIVEQEKEVWMYNSYLGK; from the coding sequence ATGAAAAATGCAAGCATCATCGGTTTAAAAGAGACCGACTGTAAAAACATTTCAGAAAAACTCAATATTCTTTTAGCAAATTACTCAGTATTCTACCAAAATACAAGAGGTTCACACTGGAACATCAAAGGAGACCAATTTTTTACTCTTCATCCGAAATTTGAAGAACTTTACAATAGTTTAGTTTTAAAAATTGATGAAATTGCTGAAAGAATCTTAACACTTGGAGGCATTCCTGCCCATAACTATTCGGATTATTTAAAAGTTTCCAGCATTAAAGAAAGCAAAGAAGTAAACGACGGCACGAAAAGCGTAGAAAATATCCTTAATTCTTTCAAAATTGTGCTTGATCTTCAAAGAGAACTTTTAGATATTACTGAAAAAGCAGGAGACGAGGGAACAAATTCTCAGATGAGCGATTACATTGTTGAGCAGGAAAAAGAAGTATGGATGTATAACTCATATCTTGGAAAGTAA